Proteins encoded within one genomic window of Diorhabda sublineata isolate icDioSubl1.1 chromosome 1, icDioSubl1.1, whole genome shotgun sequence:
- the LOC130449179 gene encoding elongation of very long chain fatty acids protein 6, with amino-acid sequence MKEYIQVTLPNYSYMFNFESDFIHQKTRTWMQDNWTSGFYYVGIYMVLIFGGQYLMQNRPRFELRGILVVWNTILATFSIMGACRTVPEFIHTLTHHGLYHSVCIPSFIEQDKVSGFWTWMFVLSKLPELGDTIFIVLRKQPLIFLHWYHHITVLLYSWFSYTEYTASARWFIVMNYCVHSIMYTYYALKAMRYSPPRQIAMLITSLQLLQMIVGCAVNLWARQLLQQQAECHITPFNIKLSISMYFSYFVLFARFFFKAYMSGNRKSKTMSAPVSEDYPLLKSKVQ; translated from the coding sequence atgaaagaatatattcAGGTAACGTTACCTAATTATTCTTATATGTTTAATTTCGAATCTGATTTCATTCATCAAAAAACTCGAACATGGATGCAAGACAACTGGACTTCGGGATTTTATTACGTCGGGATTTACATGGTTCTTATATTCGGAGGACAATACCTAATGCAGAACCGACCTAGATTCGAATTGAGAGGAATTTTGGTTGTATGGAACACGATTTTGGCGACTTTCAGTATTATGGGTGCCTGTAGAACGGTACCGGAATTCATTCACACGTTAACACACCACGGTTTGTACCATTCCGTATGCATTCCTTCTTTTATCGAACAGGATAAAGTATCCGGGTTTTGGACTTGGATGTTCGTGCTTAGTAAGTTACCTGAATTAGGAGATACTATATTTATAGTATTAAGAAAACAGCCTCTGATATTTCTGCATTGGTATCATCACATAACTGTGCTGTTGTATTCTTGGTTTAGTTATACTGAATACACGGCTAGTGCTAGATGGTTTATTGTTATGAATTATTGTGTTCATTCGATTATGTACACTTATTATGCTCTAAAAGCAATGAGATACAGTCCTCCCAGACAAATTGCCATGCTTATCACCTCTTTACAATTACTACAAATGATAGTTGGTTGTGCTGTTAATTTATGGGCTAGACAATTACTTCAACAACAAGCGGAATGTCATATAACTCCATTTAACATTAAATTGTCAATTTCCATGTATTTTAGTTATTTCGTTTTGTTCGCTAGATTCTTTTTTAAAGCATACATGTCTGGTAATAGGAAATCTAAAACAATGAGCGCTCCCGTTTCTGAAGATTAtcctttattaaaatcaaaagtgCAGTAA
- the LOC130452655 gene encoding glycerol-3-phosphate dehydrogenase [NAD(+)], cytoplasmic, with protein MAQRECKQPKKICIVGSGNWGSAIAKIVGYNAQRLDHLDNEVTMYVYEEIVNGKKLTEIINETHENVKYLPGHKLPPNVVAIPDVVDAAKDADVLIFVVPHQFIRTLCATLLGKIKPNAVGLSLIKGFDRAKGGGIDLISHIITRNLKIPCSVLMGANLAGEVADEKFCETTIGCSDITIGPLLRDIIQTDYFRVVVVDDEDTVEICGALKNIVACGAGFVDGLGLGDNTKAAVIRLGLMEMVKFVDVFYPGGKLGTFFESCGIADLITTCYGGRNRKVSEAFVRTGKSIKELEDEMLNGQKLQGPFTAEEVNTMLKTKQMEDKFPLFTTIYKICDGKLPPSEFISCIKNHPEHMVKSTK; from the exons ATGGCACAAAGGGAATGTAAACAACCGAAGAAGATATGTATAGTCGGCAGCGGTAACTG ggGTTCTGCTATAGCTAAAATTGTAGGGTATAATGCCCAAAGGTTGGATCACCTCGACAACGAGGTTACCATGTACGTATATGAGGAGATCGTTAACGGAAAGAAGTTAAcagaaataattaatgaaacacACGAAAACGTTAAATATCTACCGGGGCATAAGTTACCACCCAACGTA GTGGCCATTCCGGATGTAGTTGATGCAGCTAAAGATGCAgatgttttgatatttgttgtaCCACATCAATTTATCAGGACTTTATGTGCAACTCTTCTAGgaaaaattaaaccaaatgCCGTAGGATTATCTCTaataaaa GGTTTTGATCGTGCTAAAGGTGGTGGAATCGATTTAATTTCTCACATAATAACGAGAAATTTAAAAATCCCATGCTCGGTTCTTATGGGGGCGAATTTAGCAGGCGAAGTAGCCGATGAGAAATTCTGCGAAACCACCATAGGATGCAGCGACATCACCATAGGACCTCTATTAAGGGACATCATCCAAACGGATTACTTCAGAGTTGTCGTAGTCGACGACGAAGACACCGTAGAAATTTGCGGGGCCCTTAAG aatATCGTCGCTTGTGGTGCTGGCTTCGTGGACGGTTTGGGACTAGGAGACAATACCAAAGCCGCCGTTATACGTTTGGGTCTAATGGAAATGGTTAAATTCGTCGACGTTTTTTATCCGGGCGGTAAATTGGGGACGTTTTTCGAAAGTTGCGGCATCGCCGATCTGATAACCACCTGTTACGGAGGGAGGAATCGTAAAGTGAGCGAAGCCTTCGTACGTACGGGCAAAAGTATCAAGGAATTGGAGGATGAGATGTTGAACGGACAGAAACTCCAAGGACCTTTTACCGCAGAAGAGGTTAATACCATGTTGAAAACTAAGCAGATGGAAGACAA GTTTCCCCTATTTActacaatatataaaatatgcgATGGAAAACTTCCACCTTCAGAATTCATCAGTTGCATTAAGAATCACCCCGAGCACAT ggtTAAAAGTACCAAATGA